CAAGCTATCTGGAAAATCAACTCTCGCAGAGTTTGAAAAACCTCGGTCTTGAAACCATTGATGTTTATTACATTCATAATCCCGAAACCCAGCTTGACGGCGTAAGCCGCAATGAATTTTTAAATCGCCTTCGCGCCGCTTTTGAATTTCTCGAACAGGCTGTAAGCGATGGTCGGATTCAATTTTATGGCGTGGCGACGTGGAACGGGTTTCGCCAACCGCAACAGGCGCGCGGCTATCTTTCGCTTGCTGAACTTGTGGAAATCGCCGAAGACCTTGCCGGTGAGGCGCACCATTTTCGGGTCATTCAATTGCCGCACAACTTAGCGATGCCCGAAGCCTTGACCGCAGATAATCAACCACTTGATGGTGAAACCGTGCCCCCATTGATTGCCGCAGAAAAACTTGGACTAACGGTGATGTGCAGCGCCTCGATGATGCAATCGCGGCTTGCGCAAGGTTTGCCGCCGTTTGTTGCCGAGGCGTTTGACAATTTACACACGGACGCGCAACGCGCCATTCAATTCGTGCGTTCGACGCCCGGGGTGACGACGGCTTTGATTGGTATGAGCCAACGGTCGCACGTTGAAGAAAATTTGATGGTAGCAAAAATGCCACCTGCGCCGATTGAAGATTTTATGAAACTCTTTTCGGGGAATTAATCTCCGGTTGAGTTTGATAGAACCGGCATATGCATTTTTAAAGGTCTAAGGGAACGCTATCGGGCATTGGTTTGAATGCTGATTTTTCAGCGGACATGGCAGATGCAGCGGATTTGCTGGATTGCCTGAATCCTTGAAATTTAAATTTGACGGATGAAAATAACCATACGCTTAAAAATCTGTCATCATCCGCAGTATCCGCCGCATCCGCTGGGAAGCTGACCTTGATAGCCGGCAGATTGATTTTTCGTATGCACATTACCGGGAAAAGATTTTTGTAGCGAGCATTGACGATGAAATAACTTCACGAGGACTGATTAGCGCAGCACTTACTTTCTATTTTTAACTTTTAATTTTTCATTTATGCCGGAATATTCCTTTCGTCTGACAATTATTTTTCAGACTTTTGAAAATGACACTGAGCTTGCCGAAGCTCTTTTTTTTCCCGAAATCTCCCGATTTGGCGATAAAGCGAAAAAATTAGAGAACGCGGTTAAGGAAAATGTCGTGCGCCTTGTCGAAGAAGACGATGCGCTCGCGCTCTATCGTCGTCACTTTACGAGCGAGCCTGAACTTGGTGAAGCGCGCGTCACCGTCAATCCGCCACCGAAATCCATCGCCTGGCAAAAGCCGATTGATCTTACTTTTCAAATCCTGCTCTTTACGCATGGCGAAGACCTGTACATCGCTCACCTTCCACAACTTGGTATCGAAATCATTGGCAGAAACCGGGAAGAACTTGAAGAGAAAATTCCCGCAGAAATTCACGCGCATCTCTTACGCATCAAAAAAAATCGCTCACTTGGCGAATTGTTCTGGTTGCAACGCGCCAAAGCGATTCGCCTGGCGCGAACCACTTTTGACGCGACCATTCGCACGCCGAAACAGATAGCCAAAAGTCAGTATGCCGCTGACGAAGAGAAAAAATCCGAGCTTGAAAAAGTGGCGACCGATTTAGTCAAAGAGCATTTACCGGAGGCTTTTGAGATAGACGAAACCGTCACCCGCATTGCAGACGCGCTTGGCGGTCGCCATCCGCGCAGTGTTTTACTGGTCGGCAAATCGGGCGTCGGCAAAACCGCTGCGGTGTATGAACTGGTGCGCCGTCGCGCGGCGTTTCGTCTGAGTCGCACACCGTTTTACGCAACCAGCGGCTCGCGACTGGTTGCCGGCATGTCAGGTTTTGGCATGTGGCAGGAACGTTGCGGCAAAGTCTGGCGCGAGGCTGCAAAACAAAAAGCGATTCTGCATTTCGGCAATCTGCTCGAACTGATGGAAGTTGGCAAAAGCACGGCGAACAATCAGGGTATCGCGTCATTCTTTCGCCCCTACATCAGTCGTGGCGATTTGCTCTGCATTGCCGAATGCGCGCCTGAACAATTGCCCATCATTGAACGCGAAGCGCCAAATCTGCTTGACGCTTTTTTGCAAATTAAAGTTGATGAACCGACAGTTGAACGCGGTTCGGCAATTCTGCTGCATTATGCGATTGCGCAAAGCGGGCGCGAGTCGCCGGTTGACCTCGAAGCGATTGAAACGATTGATCGGTTGCATCGCCGCTATGCGACTTATTCAGCCTATCCCGGTCGCCCTTTGCGGTTTTTGAAAAATTTATTGCAGGATCGCAAAGGCGGTTCCATCAATGCCGCGATGGTCACTGCGCGTTTTTCCGAAGAGACCGGTTTGCCGCTATTTTTACTGAACGATGACCTGCCGCTCGATTTAGCGGCGACGCAGAAATTTTTCAGTGAACGGGTCATCGGACAAGCGAGCGCCGTTGAGTTGGTGGTTAATTTACTGGCGACCGTCAAAGCGCGGCTCACGCGAGCCGGAAAACCGATTGCGTCGTTGATGTTCATCGGGCCCACCGGCGTTGGCAAAACCGAAATGGCAAAGGCGCTTGCCGAATTCTTATTTCAAAATCGCAATCGCCTGATTCGTTTCGATATGAGCGAATATGCCGATGTGAATTCCATCGGGCGACTGATTGGCGGCGCGTGGGGAAAAGAAGGCTTGCTTACCGCGAAGGTGCGCGAACAACCGTTTGCGGTGATTCTGCTTGATGAATTTGAGAAAGCCCATCCGTCATTTTTCGATTTGTTGTTGCAGGTTCTGGGCGAAGGTCGTTTGACCGATGCGATGGGGCGGGTTGCCGATTTTACCAACGCGGTGGTGATTATGACTTCCAATCTCGGCGCGGAAACTTATAAACGCAATGCGCTGGGGTTTCGTGACGCGACGGATGCCACTGCGCAGGCTCGCGAACATTTTATGAAAGCGGTGCAGGCATTTGTGCGTCCCGAATTTTTCAACCGCATCGACCGTATCGTGCCGTTTACACCGCTTGATGAAGCGACCGTATTGAAAATTGCCCATCGTGAACTGCAACAGATTACGCGACGCGATGGCATTTTCTATCGCGGGGTTGAATTAAATATTACCGAGCAGGTGGCTGAGCGATTGGCGCGAATCGGCTACGATGCGCGGTATGGGGCGCGACCTCTGAAACGCGCCATCGAACGAGAATTGCTGGTGCCGATTTCCGAAGCGTTGAATTTGCAAACCCTCGATGTCGGTTTACAGGCGGAGGTGACTGTCGAAGGCGATGAATTGAGTGTAGCGGTGCGCCTTAAAACCGATGAAGCCGGGCGCGTGATTTCCAAATCGTCGAAGAGCGCGCCGTTTGCCGAACTGGTAAAACAGGCGGCGAAACTCCGCCGCGATGCGCAGAACCTGCGTGGCAGTATCTTTGTTCAGGAGATTCAAAACGAAATATTCAACCTTGAACGACTGGCGATGCGGCTTGCGAAAAATAAAACAAAAAATAAATGGCAAGACCCGGCGCAAGCTACAAGCCTTGCGCGGTTGCCCGATTTGAAAAATAAATTACAGGCGCTTGAGGTATTCGTCACCCAAACGGCGCAATTTGAAGACGCCGTGTTGTTCTGTTTTTACGGCAAGGAGACCGGCGATAAAAACGGTTTGCAGGCGCAACTTGCCGGGATGCAAAAACAGTGGACGGCGCGGTTGTTGGAAATTTACGGATTGCAATTTAAAAAGCCGGATGCGGTGACGGTGGCGCTCTATTCGGAAAATGCCAACTGGTTATTTGAACTGGCGCGTGCCTATTTTGAAATCGCGAAACAAATCATGGCGAACGTCGAGGTTGTGGAATTTGCGGTGCCGTCGCATCAGGAAAGCGAAGCGATAAAGCTTCGCGTCAAAGCCGGTGAAAAAGTTGAGGTTTTTAATTTGCTGGGGCGCGTGACCATTAAACGCCAGGTGAAAAAGCCGGAGGAATTTTTATCCGCGCCGAACGCGCAAACCGTTGGTATCGTGTTGGGCATAGCGGGTGAAATGGTGTTTCCGAGATTTGAACCCGAACATGATTTGCACGCCATGACGGTTGCCAAACAAACCCATAACTGTTTGGTACATACCAGTGAAGCGCGCCTCGAAGATTACCTGCCGGTGAAAGAATTGGATAAACGCGGCAGCATCAAGCATCAGGACGCGCGACGCCTTTATAACCGCGACGACAGCTCGGTTGAAGATTTGTCGCTTGAAGAGAAATTTTACTTAGACCGTGATAATTTAGTTGCGGTTGTGCATCAGGCGATTGAACGCCGCTTGCTCAAAAGCGCGCAAGGATTGCTGGATGAATGATTGTTTGAATTAAAAAAATAAACCGCAGAGGATGCCAGGGGGTAACAGAGGAGGACAGAGAACTCGAAGTAAATTACGGTTTTTACTCTGCGTCGTTTGCGATGTCGAGAATGGGCAATTATCAATAACTCATAGTAAAAGCAATTTAAAACCGCTGTGAACATAACGCTTCCGATTTACATTCAAAAACCTGCGCCGCAAGACACCTTGCCGCCGACGCATATTCTGCGCCCGCTGTTTTTCCCCTATATCGAAGTGCAGGGCGAAGACCTCAATCGCGCCGTCACCAAGCTGGCGCAAAAGATTCGCCACGAGTGTGACCGACTCGGTAAGGCGATGCGTCACGACCAACTTTCAAAATTTGGTTTCGCGCCTGACCTCGAAGACCGCTTTTTGAAACTCACGCTCGACCTCGGCAGTCGAAAAGCCGAGTGCAATTTTCTATTTGTCGTCATGCAAACGGTGGGGCGCAAAATTGCTTTTACTCCGGCGCTTGCCGATTTATGGTTTGAGATTCATCGCGGCGAAACCTTAGTCAACCGCGCCACCGAAGTTCTGTCGCATTACTTTCGCCAGAAACAGAAACGCGAAGGCAACGATGCCCTGAGACCCGAAGCCTTTTCGGTCAGCGGTAAAGCCTGGGTAACGACGCTCGACATCAGCATCAATCCACCGGCGCGCGCGCCCAAGCTTGTGCAAAATCTCTTTGCCCTGCTTGGCGAAGCGCCGCAGATGGATGGCGCGGAAGAACTCAATCGCGTCGGGCGATGCCTCGATTATCTTTACCCGGACGATTTGCAGCGGGTGATTTTTCGGGAGACGGAAACTGAAGCCTTGACCGCGATTTTGAAATCGCAGGACAAACGCCCGGTGCTGTTAATCGGCGAACGCCTGGTCGGAAAGACGGCGATCATTCACGAATATGTGCATCGCGCTGTGAGCCAACGTCACTCGAAATTCGACGCGAAAAATCAAGTGTGGTTGATTGCGCCGCAACGGTTGATTTCGGGAATGTCTTACGTCGGGCAGTGGGAAAACCGTCTGCTGGCGATTTTGAAAGTTGCGAAAAAAAAGCAACACATTCTCTACTTCGATGATTTGCTCGGACTCTATCAAGCCGGGCAGAGCGCCAGTTCTTCTCTAAGCGTTGCCGATGTTTTAAAACCTTATGTAGAAAAACGCGAAGTGCGCATCCTTGGCGAAATCACTCCCGAAGCCTTTCGGGTATTTCAGGAACGCGACCGCGGCTTTGCCGATTCCTTTCATCTGTTGCCGGTCAAAGAACCCGATGAAGATAAAACCTTTCGCATTCTTCTGCATTTGATGCGCGAGCTTGAGCGCAAACATCGCGCCACTTTTTCTACGGATGTTTTTCCGACAGTGATGGATGTGCAGCGACGCTACACACGCGATGCGGTGTTCCCCGGCAAGGCGGCGATTTTCCTGCAACAACTCGCCGTCAAATATCGCCACGAGCGCGTCACCCGCGATGAAGTATTACAGGAGTTTCACGCGAAAAGCGGTTTCAGCTTGAATTTTTTGAATGATGAAAACAAACTCACACGGCAAGAGGTAATCGAAGCGGTCGGCAATACGGTCATCGGGCAGGAGGCGGCGCTTGCTGCCTGTGCGGATGTGGTGTCGATGGCAAAGGCGCGGCTCAATGACCCAGACCGCCCGCTCGCGTCGTTTCTGTTTTTAGGACCCACAGGGGTTGGCAAAACCCAATGCGCGAAATCGCTTGCGGCATATCTGTACGGCGATGGCGATAAACTTATTCGTTTCGATATGAATGAATATTCGTCGCCCTATGCGGTGGCAAGACTGGTCGGCACATTCCATCAACCCGAAGGATTGCTCACCAGCGCCGCGCGGCGGCAACCGTTTTCGGTAGTGTTGTTTGATGAAATCGAAAAGGCGCACCCGGATGTTTTCAATCTTTTATTGCAGGTAATGGGTGACGGGCGGCTTACGGATGCGCTCGGACGAACGGTCGATTTTACCAACGCGATGGTCATTTTAACCTCGAACCTCGGCGTCAAAGAGGCTGCGAAAAATCTGGGCTTTCATCGTGACAGAGAACGCGATGGGCAGGTTTATACGCAAGCCGCCGAGAAATTTTTCAAGCCGGAATTTTTCAATCGCCTCGACCGCATCGTGCCGTTTGCAAGGCTCGGACGCGAAGAGGTGATGCAGATTGCCGAAGGGTTGATTCAACAGGTTTTTGCGCGTGAAGGATTGGTGCGCCGCAAATGTATTTTACAGGTGGATGAACGGGCAATGGCGCGCATTGTTGAGGAAGGTTATCACCCACAACTCGGAGCGCGCGCCCTGAAACGCCTGCTTGAACGCGAGTTGACCCAACCGGTGGCAAGACAACTTGCGACTCTTAAACCCGATGCGCCCACGCTCATTAAAGTTTATCCGGCGGCAAGTGAGCTAAAAGTTACGGTCGATTCATTGAAAGGCGCAACGTTGAATGATGAGAGCGCAAGGTTGATTGAAGGGGTTGCGCCAAAACAGATTGTTGAGCTTGCGGAAGCCGCAGTTGACCGCATTGAATCGCAGGCGGCAAAGATGAGTCCGCAAGGGCTGATCAATCCCGATGCCGTGGATGCTACACAACTCGCCTATTTTCAAATTCGCGAACAGGCGCGCCGGGCGCGTGAACTTTGTGAAAAGGTCGCGGCAAAAATCAAACCAACCGGAAAGCCACTGGTGTCGCGTTCACGCGGTCGCAGCATTGCGGCTTCGCAATTCACTTTGCGTCAGGTAAGCGTCGGAGATTTATGGCAACGATTGATTGAAGCGGGTGATGTGCGTCAGTTGATGCGCGAACTGCTAACCACTGCCCAACCCTATGGTGAACGCCTCGAAGATTACCTTTCAGAGTTAACGCGCGAGACCGCCTTGCTTGAGGTGATTGCGCAAAGCAACGATGAGGTTTCAACCCATCAGGCATTGATGTTGATTCAATCGCTGGACGAAGCCTTTAAAGTCGAGCGTGAACGGCTGGCAAAAATTTATCACGAACTCTTTACCTATAAACTGGGAAGCCGCGCAGAGTTATTGACCGGCAATCAGGAGGCGGCGGCTTTGCACAGCGATGCCGTGTTGATTCAAGGCGTAAATGTGTTGGCGCTGGCTAAACCCGAAACCGGCGCTCACCTGTTTTACACGGCTAAAGAACAACTCGTGCCGTTGCAAATTCACGTCTTGCCGGTAATTGACCATTCCGCAGCCGCGACGATTCGCCGGTTTGCTGAAAGTCAGAAGAGGCGATTAAGCGAGCCGGTCGATACCAACGAAACCGATTTAAACGAGGCATCGGTTATTCGGGTTTATGAAGAGAACGGCGCGACGCTTGATTTACGCTCAGGACTGATGACGCTCAAGATGCCGACGACGAAAGAACTGCGCGCCTTGTTACTTGCGGCTTTGCCATTGCCAATGGAGATGCAATCGGTAGTCGGTAGCCGGTAGCCGGTTATGTGTTTAGTGGTTGAATAGAGCGAGGAAGGCTTATGATAAAAAACCGGAGGTAATTATGAGGAACTTCATGTACTGCTTTTTATTTTTATCAAGCCTTTTGACCTTATTGTTGATGGTCACGCCGACCGCGAAAGCCTGTACACGCGCCGGCCCGTTTACGTTTAATGAGTTATTCGATAATGCAGAGGTGATTGTGCGGGCTACCGCCGTTAAGTATGCAAAGGTTCCTGATAATCCGAATATGCGGACAACGGGAGAGCCGGATTCAATTATTCAATTCAAGGTTGAAGAAATACTGAGAGGCAAAAACCTCGCGAGTACCATCCTGCTCAATGGTTATTTGAGTGATAGTGATGATTACAACGAACAGCCTGTACCTTATACCTTCGTCCGTCCGAATGGTCGCGATGGAAGTTGCTTTGCGAATACCTATAAACAAGGCGGGCAATTTCTCTTGTTTTTAAAAAAAGTCGACAGTGAATATACGCCCAATATCAGCGCACTTGGCCCAACCAATGAACAATTGCGAGATGAAAACGACCCCTGGTTGAAATGGGTTAAAGAGCATTTGAAAACCGAAACGAAGCGCAAGCCGCGACTTGCGCTGAACTGGAAATCACAATTCATAATCGAACACCTCTTCGATAGGGATTGGATATTGGTTTAGCCATTCAGGGACATCAAAAAACGGGCAAGGATATTTGAGGTGTTGAGATTGAACCTCCTTCGCCCGCTCTTATAAACGTTAAAGGAAAGAATGCCGAGTTTTCGTTTTCCAATTTTAATCTGGGAAGACCACGAAGGATATTTTACCGCGTGTCCGGTCGAGGGTTTTTATAACACTTTTGCGGGAATAGGTCGCAGTGCCAGTGAAGCGGTTTTTCAATTGAAAGAATTTCTCGCTTATCACTACGAGAAAAACCCCTGGGCAGCGCCGCCCGATTTTCACGACGCCAAACTCATCGAATTTCGCGCTGATGTGCGCCCGGAATATCGCATTGAAGAAATTGTCGGCGACCGCAAACAAAAAAATATTTACCCGACCGAAGAAACCCTCGCCTTGCGTTTTGCCTGTGTACACGGCAAACAGCAAGCCGGATTGCTCATCTGTGTGCTGCCGCTTTTCGGCATACAATTTTATTACTACGATGAAAAGAAACTGAAAGAACTGGCGGTCACCTATGTGCAGGAGAGTTTCAAAGGTCTTGCCCCACAACAACTCACAAGATTCTTACCGCCTAAAAATTATCGACTTGATGAAATCGTCATCAATGTTTCACGCAAAGAAACCAGATACGAATACCAACCCTCGCTTGACACCTTGAACGAAATTGCCGAACCCCTCGGCGACAAACGATTGCGCAGACAATTTTCCGCCGCCTGGGAGCGTGACACGGAAGTTAGAGACCTCGCCCAGCGCATCGGCAAAGAGAAAGCCAACGTCATCATCGTCGGCGACAGCGGCATCGGTAAAACCACTTTGCTGGTGAACGCGGTGCGTGAAGTTGAACAGCATATGATTGCGGGCGATGACGAAGAAAACGCCGGGCGCAAAGCCAGACACCGATTTTATTTGACCAGCGGCGCGCGCATCATCGCAGGGATGCGCTATCTCGGTCAGTGGGAAGAGCGGGTTGAATCGCTCATTGATGAGCTTGCGGAAATCAATGGCGTGTTATGCGTCGGCAGCATTTTGGACTTAATCCTTGCAGGCGGTGAAGTGAGCGCCAGCATCGCGGCATTTTTACAGCCCTTTCTGCAACGCGGCGAATTGCAACTCGTAGGCGAAGCGACGCCCACCGAACTCGATGCCTGCCGAAGATTATTGCCGGGATTTGCCAGCCTGTTTCAAATTCTCAATCTGCAACCGTTCAATCGCGCCCAGGCGATTGCGATTTTGCAACGCGCTTCGGAAACTTATCAGCGCAATTATCGCATTGAGGCGGCAAGCATCCTGCCGGAACTCGTCTATCGTTTGTTCAATCGCTTCTCGCCTTATCAGGCATTCCCCGGAAAAGCCATTGCCTTTCTGCATTCGGCATTTGAACGCGCCGAACTTGAACATAAAACGGCAATCACCGGCGAAGACCTGATTCAAAAGTTTGTGCGGCAGACCGGACTCCCCGAACTTTTTTTACGCGATGAATTGCCGCTCAACCAGTATGACATCGTTGAATTTTTTGAACAGCAGGTCATCGGGCAACGCGCCGCCTGTGAAGTTGCGGCAAATCTGGTGACTACATTCAAAGCCGGGTTGAACGACCCGCAACGCCCGATTGGGGTGTTGCTGTTTTGCGGGCCGACCGGGGTTGGCAAAACCCAACTCGCAAAAGCGATTTCGGAATACCTGTTCGGACAAGGCGAAGAACGCAACCGCTTAATCCGGCTCGATATGAGCGAATATGGCGATTTCGGCGCGGCAGAACGTTTGATTACCAAGCCCAATGGCGAGCCGAGCGATTTGATTCAGCGGGTACGCCAGCAACCATTCGTTGTGGTGTTGTTCGATGAAATCGAAAAAGCCGACGTAGCGGTTTTCGATGCGTTGCTCAGTGTTTTCGATGAAGGGCGCATCACCGACCGTTACGGGCGAACCACTTCATTTCGCAGCGCCATCATTATCGCGACGTCGAACATCGGCGCAGATAAAACCGCGAGCATCGGATTCGATGGTCACAATGTGCGCGGTTTTGCCGCGGAGGTGATGACTTTCTTTCGCCCGGAATTTTTTAATCGCCTGGATGCGGTTGTCGGTTTTCGCGCGCTCGACGAAGAAGCGATTCTCAACGTAACGCGCAAAGAATTAGCTGAGATTGCCAAACGCGAAGGGATAAACGCCTCGAATACCAGATTAATTTGGACAGAACGATTAATTGAATATATGGCGAAAGCCGGTTATGACGCGCGATATGGCGCGCGCCCTTTGCAACGCACCATTGAACAGATGATCGTTGCGCCGCT
This genomic window from Acidobacteriota bacterium contains:
- a CDS encoding aldo/keto reductase, coding for MSRANGATAAGTQKYVERMNGTAATNHFRRQQNLCLSSIGLGTYLGHWDDATDKMYVESIKRAIELGCNVIDSAINYRFQRSERAIGAALKQLFDAGKASRDEIIIATKGGYFPFDGEPPTDARGWIMENLINTGAAQVSDIVAGSHCMSPSYLENQLSQSLKNLGLETIDVYYIHNPETQLDGVSRNEFLNRLRAAFEFLEQAVSDGRIQFYGVATWNGFRQPQQARGYLSLAELVEIAEDLAGEAHHFRVIQLPHNLAMPEALTADNQPLDGETVPPLIAAEKLGLTVMCSASMMQSRLAQGLPPFVAEAFDNLHTDAQRAIQFVRSTPGVTTALIGMSQRSHVEENLMVAKMPPAPIEDFMKLFSGN
- a CDS encoding AAA family ATPase, yielding MPEYSFRLTIIFQTFENDTELAEALFFPEISRFGDKAKKLENAVKENVVRLVEEDDALALYRRHFTSEPELGEARVTVNPPPKSIAWQKPIDLTFQILLFTHGEDLYIAHLPQLGIEIIGRNREELEEKIPAEIHAHLLRIKKNRSLGELFWLQRAKAIRLARTTFDATIRTPKQIAKSQYAADEEKKSELEKVATDLVKEHLPEAFEIDETVTRIADALGGRHPRSVLLVGKSGVGKTAAVYELVRRRAAFRLSRTPFYATSGSRLVAGMSGFGMWQERCGKVWREAAKQKAILHFGNLLELMEVGKSTANNQGIASFFRPYISRGDLLCIAECAPEQLPIIEREAPNLLDAFLQIKVDEPTVERGSAILLHYAIAQSGRESPVDLEAIETIDRLHRRYATYSAYPGRPLRFLKNLLQDRKGGSINAAMVTARFSEETGLPLFLLNDDLPLDLAATQKFFSERVIGQASAVELVVNLLATVKARLTRAGKPIASLMFIGPTGVGKTEMAKALAEFLFQNRNRLIRFDMSEYADVNSIGRLIGGAWGKEGLLTAKVREQPFAVILLDEFEKAHPSFFDLLLQVLGEGRLTDAMGRVADFTNAVVIMTSNLGAETYKRNALGFRDATDATAQAREHFMKAVQAFVRPEFFNRIDRIVPFTPLDEATVLKIAHRELQQITRRDGIFYRGVELNITEQVAERLARIGYDARYGARPLKRAIERELLVPISEALNLQTLDVGLQAEVTVEGDELSVAVRLKTDEAGRVISKSSKSAPFAELVKQAAKLRRDAQNLRGSIFVQEIQNEIFNLERLAMRLAKNKTKNKWQDPAQATSLARLPDLKNKLQALEVFVTQTAQFEDAVLFCFYGKETGDKNGLQAQLAGMQKQWTARLLEIYGLQFKKPDAVTVALYSENANWLFELARAYFEIAKQIMANVEVVEFAVPSHQESEAIKLRVKAGEKVEVFNLLGRVTIKRQVKKPEEFLSAPNAQTVGIVLGIAGEMVFPRFEPEHDLHAMTVAKQTHNCLVHTSEARLEDYLPVKELDKRGSIKHQDARRLYNRDDSSVEDLSLEEKFYLDRDNLVAVVHQAIERRLLKSAQGLLDE
- a CDS encoding AAA family ATPase; this encodes MPSFRFPILIWEDHEGYFTACPVEGFYNTFAGIGRSASEAVFQLKEFLAYHYEKNPWAAPPDFHDAKLIEFRADVRPEYRIEEIVGDRKQKNIYPTEETLALRFACVHGKQQAGLLICVLPLFGIQFYYYDEKKLKELAVTYVQESFKGLAPQQLTRFLPPKNYRLDEIVINVSRKETRYEYQPSLDTLNEIAEPLGDKRLRRQFSAAWERDTEVRDLAQRIGKEKANVIIVGDSGIGKTTLLVNAVREVEQHMIAGDDEENAGRKARHRFYLTSGARIIAGMRYLGQWEERVESLIDELAEINGVLCVGSILDLILAGGEVSASIAAFLQPFLQRGELQLVGEATPTELDACRRLLPGFASLFQILNLQPFNRAQAIAILQRASETYQRNYRIEAASILPELVYRLFNRFSPYQAFPGKAIAFLHSAFERAELEHKTAITGEDLIQKFVRQTGLPELFLRDELPLNQYDIVEFFEQQVIGQRAACEVAANLVTTFKAGLNDPQRPIGVLLFCGPTGVGKTQLAKAISEYLFGQGEERNRLIRLDMSEYGDFGAAERLITKPNGEPSDLIQRVRQQPFVVVLFDEIEKADVAVFDALLSVFDEGRITDRYGRTTSFRSAIIIATSNIGADKTASIGFDGHNVRGFAAEVMTFFRPEFFNRLDAVVGFRALDEEAILNVTRKELAEIAKREGINASNTRLIWTERLIEYMAKAGYDARYGARPLQRTIEQMIVAPLSRFLLEHLMSKGKTIQADFLNGEIRFSTTEHTE
- a CDS encoding AAA family ATPase gives rise to the protein MNITLPIYIQKPAPQDTLPPTHILRPLFFPYIEVQGEDLNRAVTKLAQKIRHECDRLGKAMRHDQLSKFGFAPDLEDRFLKLTLDLGSRKAECNFLFVVMQTVGRKIAFTPALADLWFEIHRGETLVNRATEVLSHYFRQKQKREGNDALRPEAFSVSGKAWVTTLDISINPPARAPKLVQNLFALLGEAPQMDGAEELNRVGRCLDYLYPDDLQRVIFRETETEALTAILKSQDKRPVLLIGERLVGKTAIIHEYVHRAVSQRHSKFDAKNQVWLIAPQRLISGMSYVGQWENRLLAILKVAKKKQHILYFDDLLGLYQAGQSASSSLSVADVLKPYVEKREVRILGEITPEAFRVFQERDRGFADSFHLLPVKEPDEDKTFRILLHLMRELERKHRATFSTDVFPTVMDVQRRYTRDAVFPGKAAIFLQQLAVKYRHERVTRDEVLQEFHAKSGFSLNFLNDENKLTRQEVIEAVGNTVIGQEAALAACADVVSMAKARLNDPDRPLASFLFLGPTGVGKTQCAKSLAAYLYGDGDKLIRFDMNEYSSPYAVARLVGTFHQPEGLLTSAARRQPFSVVLFDEIEKAHPDVFNLLLQVMGDGRLTDALGRTVDFTNAMVILTSNLGVKEAAKNLGFHRDRERDGQVYTQAAEKFFKPEFFNRLDRIVPFARLGREEVMQIAEGLIQQVFAREGLVRRKCILQVDERAMARIVEEGYHPQLGARALKRLLERELTQPVARQLATLKPDAPTLIKVYPAASELKVTVDSLKGATLNDESARLIEGVAPKQIVELAEAAVDRIESQAAKMSPQGLINPDAVDATQLAYFQIREQARRARELCEKVAAKIKPTGKPLVSRSRGRSIAASQFTLRQVSVGDLWQRLIEAGDVRQLMRELLTTAQPYGERLEDYLSELTRETALLEVIAQSNDEVSTHQALMLIQSLDEAFKVERERLAKIYHELFTYKLGSRAELLTGNQEAAALHSDAVLIQGVNVLALAKPETGAHLFYTAKEQLVPLQIHVLPVIDHSAAATIRRFAESQKRRLSEPVDTNETDLNEASVIRVYEENGATLDLRSGLMTLKMPTTKELRALLLAALPLPMEMQSVVGSR